A region from the Ammospiza nelsoni isolate bAmmNel1 chromosome 1, bAmmNel1.pri, whole genome shotgun sequence genome encodes:
- the LOC132072204 gene encoding myosin-7 isoform X1: MPDVEMAEFGEAAPYLRKSEKERLAAQTRPFDLKKDIFVPDEKEEYVKATIVSREGSKITAETEHGKTVTVKEDQIMQQNPPKFDKIEDMAMLTFLHEPAVLYNLKDRYASWMIYTYSGLFCVTVNPYKWLPVYNAEVVAAYRGKKRSEAPPHIFSISDNAYQNMLTDRENQSILITGESGAGKTVNTKRVIQYFAVIAAIGDRGKKEAGAPGKGTLEDQIIQANPALEAFGNAKTVRNDNSSRFGKFIRIHFGATGKLASADIETYLLEKSRVIFQLKAERNYHIYYQILSNKKPELLDMMLVTNNPYDYAFISQGETTVPSIDDGEELLATDSAFDVLGFTPEEKNSIYKLTGAIMHFGNMKFKQKQREEQAEPDGTEEADKSAYLMGLNSADLLKGLCHPRVKVGNEYVTKGQNVQQVIYAVGALAKAVYEKMFNWMVTRINNSLETKQPRQYFIGVLDIAGFEIFDFNSFEQLCINFTNEKLQQFFNHHMFVLEQEEYKKEGIEWEFIDFGMDLQACIDLIEKPMGIMSILEEECMFPKATDMTFKAKLFDNHLGKSANFGKPRNVKGKQEAHFALIHYAGTVDYNIIGWLQKNKDPLNETVVGLYQKSALKLLANLFANYAGADAPVEKGKGAKKKGSSFQTVSALHRENLNKLMTNLRSTHPHFVRCIIPNETKSPGVMNNPLVMHQLRCNGVLEGIRICRKGFPNRILYGDFRQRYRILNPAAIPEGQFIDSRKGAEKLLGSLDIDHNQYKFGHTKVFFKAGLLGLLEEMRDERLARIMTRLQAQVRGFLSRQEFKKILERRDSLLVIQWNIRAFMGVKNWPWMKLYFKIKPLLKSAETEKEMQNMKEEFGRLKEALEKSEARRKELEEKMVSMLQEKNDLQLQVQAEQDNLADAEERCDQLIKNKIQLEAKVKEMTERMEDEEEMNAELTAKKRKLEDECSELKKDIDDLELSLAKVEKEKHATENKVKNLTEEMAGLDETIVKLTKEKKALQESHQQALDDLQAEEDKVNTLTKAKVKLEQQVDDLESSLEQEKKIRMDLERAKRKLEGDLKLAQENIMDLENDKQQLDERLKKKDFELNALNARIEDEQAVAAQLQKKLKELQARIEELEEELEAERTGRAKVEKLRSDLSRELEEISERLEEAGGATSVQIELNKKREAEFQKMRRDLEEATLQHEATAAALRKKHADSVAELSEQIDNLQRVKQKLEKEKSELKLELDDVGSNMEQLIKAKANLEKMCRTMEDQMNEHRTKSEEAQRMVNDLTTQRAKLQTENGELSRQLEEKEAFINQMTRGKLTYTQQLEDLKRQLEEEVKAKNALAHALQSARHDCDLLREQYEEETEAKAELQRSLSKANSEVAQWRTKYETDAIQRTEELEEAKKKLAQRLQEAEEAVEAVNAKCSSLEKTKHRLQNEIEDLMADLERSNAAAAALDKKQRNFDKILSEWKQKFEESQVELEASQKEARSLSTELFKLKNAYEESLDHLETLKRENKNLQEEISDLTEQLGGSHKTIHELEKVRKQLDAEKLELQAALEEAEASLEHEEGKILRAQLEFNQVKADYERKLAEKDEEMEQAKRNHLRVVDSLQTSLDAETRSRNEALRLKKKMEGDLNEMEIQLSHANRVAAEAQKQVKTLQGCLKDTQLQLDDMVRVNEDLKENIAIVERRNNLLQSELEELRAVVEQTERARKLAEQELIEASERVQLLHSQNTSLINQKKKMEADISQLQTEVEEAIQECRNAEEKAKKAITDAAMMAEELKKEQDTSAHLERMKKNMEQTIKDLQMRLDEAEQLALKGGKKQLQKLEARVRELENELEAEQKRHAESVKGLRKSERRVKELSYQTEEDRKNLVRLQDLVDKLQMKVKAYKRQAEEAEEQANSNLAKFRKAQHELDEAEERADIAESQVNKLRAKSRDIGAKKGLNEE, translated from the exons ATGCCTGATGTGGAGATGGCTGAATTTGGGGAGGCCGCCCCCTACCTCCGCAAGTCGGAGAAGGAACGGCTGGCTGCCCAGACCCGCCCCTTTGACCTGAAGAAGGACATCTTCGTCCCTGATGAAAAGGAGGAATATGTCAAGGCCACCATTGTCAGCCGTGAGGGCTCCAAGATCACTGCTGAGACCGAACATGGCAAG ACAGTGACGGTCAAGGAGGACCAGATCATGCAGCAGAACCCTCCCAAGTTCGACAAGATTGAGGACATGGCCATGCTGACTTTCCTCCACGAGCCCGCCGTCCTTTACAACCTCAAGGACCGCTACGCATCTTGGATGATCTAT ACCTACTCAGGGCTCTTCTGTGTGACCGTCAACCCCTATAAGTGGTTGCCTGTCTACAATGCCGAGGTGGTGGCTGCCTACCGGGGAAAGAAGCGGAGTGAAGCTCCGCCCCACATCTTCTCCATCTCTGACAATGCCTACCAGAACATGCTAACAG ATCGGGAGAACCAATCCATCCTCATCAC CGGAGAATCCGGGGCGGGGAAGACTGTGAACACCAAGAGGGTCATTCAGTACTTTGCTGTCATCGCTGCCATCGGTGACCGTGGCAAGAAGGAGGCAGGGGCCCCGGGCAAG GGCACCCTGGAGGACCAAATCATCCAGGCCAACCCTGCCTTGGAAGCCTTCGGCAATGCCAAAACTGTCCGGAATGACAACTCATCCCGATTT GGGAAGTTTATCCGGATCCATTTTGGGGCCACTGGGAAGTTGGCATCAGCTGACATTGAGACCT ACCTCCTGGAGAAGTCCCGTGTGATCTTCCAGCTGAAGGCTGAAAGAAACTACCACATTTACTACCAGATCCTCTCCAATAAgaagccagagctgctgg acATGATGCTGGTGACCAACAACCCCTATGACTATGCCTTCATCTCCCAAGGAGAGACCACAGTTCCATCCATTGATGATGGGGAGGAGCTCCTGGCCACGGAT AGTGCCTTTGATGTCCTGGGATTCACTCCAGAGGAGAAGAATTCCATCTATAAACTGACAGGAGCCATCATGCACTTCGGCAACATGAAGTTCAAGCAGAAACAACGCGAAGAGCAGGCAGAACCAGATGGCACAGAAG AGGCAGACAAGTCAGCTTACCTAATGGGGCTGAACTCAGCTGATCTTCTCAAGGGGTTGTGCCACCCTCGGGTCAAGGTGGGCAATGAGTATGTCACCAAGGGGCAAAATGTCCAGCAG GTGATTTATGCTGTTGGAGCCTTGGCCAAAGCCGTGTATGAGAAGATGTTCAACTGGATGGTGACCAGGATCAACAATTCACTGGAGACCAAGCAGCCACGGCAGTACTTCATTGGTGTGCTGGACATTGCTGGCTTTGAAATCTTTGAT tTCAACAGCTTTGAGCAGCTCTGCATCAACTTCACCAATGAGAAGCTACAGCAGTTTTTCAACCACCACATGTtcgtgctggagcaggaggagtaCAAGAAGGAGGGCATTGAGTGGGAGTTCATTGACTTTGGCATGGACCTCCAGGCCTGCATTGACCTCATTGAGAAG CCCATGGGGATCATGTCCATCCTGGAGGAGGAGTGCATGTTTCCCAAGGCCACAGACATGACCTTCAAGGCCAAGCTCTTTGATAATCACCTGGGCAAGTCTGCCAACTTTGGGAAGCCACGCAATGTCAAGGGGAAGCAAGAGGCCCACTTTGCCCTTATCCACTATGCTGGCACAGTGGACTACAACATCATCGGGTGGCTGCAGAAGAACAAGGATCCTCTCAATGAGACGGTTGTGGGGCTCTACCAGAAATCAGCCCTGAAGCTCTTGGCCAACCTCTTTGCCAACTATGCTGGGGCTGATGCAC CTGtggagaaggggaaaggagcTAAGAAGAAAGGTTCTTCCTTCCAAACTGTCTCTGCCCTGCATCGG GAGAATCTCAACAAGCTGATGACCAACCTGCGGTCTACCCACCCTCATTTCGTCCGCTGCATCATCCCCAATGAGACTAAGTCTCCTG GTGTGATGAACAACCCCCTGGTAATGCACCAGCTTCGCTGCAACGGGGTGCTAGAGGGCATCCGCATCTGCCGCAAGGGCTTCCCCAATCGCATCCTCTATGGGGACTTCCGACAGCG GTACCGCATCTTGAACCCTGCTGCTATCCCTGAGGGGCAGTTCATTGACAGTCGCAAAGGCGCTGAGAAGCTCCTGGGATCCCTTGATATTGACCACAACCAATACAAATTTGGACACACCAAG GTCTTCTTCaaggctgggctgctggggctgctggaggagatgaGGGATGAGCGCCTGGCCCGGATCATGACTCGCTTGCAAGCCCAAGTCCGTGGTTTCCTGTCCCGTCAGGAGTTCAAGAAGATCCTAGAGCGCAG AGACTCATTGCTGGTGATCCAGTGGAACATCAGGGCCTTCATGGGGGTGAAGAACTGGCCTTGGATGAAACTCTACTTCAAGATCAAGCCCTTGTTGAAGAGTGCCGAGACAGAGAAAGAGATGCAG AACATGAAAGAAGAGTTTGGGCGGTTGAAGGAGGCCTTAGAGAAGTCAGAAGCCCGGCGGAAGGAGCTAGAGGAGAAGATGGTCTCCATGCTGCAGGAGAAGAATGACCTTCAGCTCCAAGTGCAGGCT GAGCAAGACAACCTGGCTGATGCTGAGGAGCGCTGTGACCAGCTGATCAAGAACAAAATCCAGCTGGAGGCCAAGGTGAAGGAGATGACTGAGCGGatggaggatgaggaggagatgAATGCTGAGTTgacagcaaagaaaagaaagctggaGGATGAATGCTCAGAGCTGAAGAAGGACATTGATGACCTGGAATTGTCATTGGCCAAGGTGGAAAAGGAGAAACACGCCACTGAGAACAAG GTCAAGAACCTCACAGAGGAGATGGCCGGGCTGGATGAAACCATTGTCAAGttaacaaaggaaaagaaggcCCTGCAAGAATCTCACCAGCAAGCACTGGATGatctgcaggcagaggaagaCAAGGTCAACACATTGACAAAGGCCAAAGTCAAGCTGGAACAGCAAGTGGATGAC CTGGAGAGTTCACTGGAGCAAGAGAAGAAGATCCGGATGGACCTGGAACGGGCCAAAAGGAAGCTGGAAGGTGATTTGAAGTTGGCTCAGGAGAATATCATGGACCTGGAGAATGACAAGCAGCAACTGGATGAGAGGCTGAAAAA GAAAGACTTTGAGCTCAATGCCCTCAACGCCAGAATCGAGGACGAGCAAGCAGTTGCAGCCCAGCTTCAGAAGAAGCTCAAAGAACTTCAG GCGCGGattgaggagctggaggaggagctggaagcagagcGGACAGGAAGAGCCAAGGTGGAGAAGCTGCGCTCAGACCTGTCACGGGAGCTGGAGGAGATCAGCGAGCGGCTGGAAGAGGCGGGTGGTGCCACATCAGTGCAGATCGAGCTCAACAAGAAGCGGGAGGCAGAGTTCCAGAAGATGCGGCGGGACCTGGAGGAGGCTACGCTGCAGCATGAGGCCACGGCTGCTGCGCTGCGCAAGAAGCACGCCGACAGTGTGGCCGAGCTCAGCGAGCAGATCGACAACTTACAGCGCGTCAAAcagaagctggagaaggagaagagtgAGCTCAAGCTTGAGCTGGATGATGTTGGCTCCAATATGGAGCAACTCATAAAGGCCAAG GCCAACCTGGAGAAGATGTGCCGTACCATGGAAGATCAGATGAATGAGCACCGGACCAAGTCCGAAGAGGCTCAACGTATGGTCAATGACCTCACCACTCAACGAGCCAAGCTTCAGACTGAGAATG GTGAGCTCtccaggcagctggaggagaaggaagccTTCATCAACCAGATGACACGAGGGAAACTCACCTACACTCAACAGCTGGAGGACCTCAAGAGGCAGCTAGAGGAAGAAGTCAAG gcCAAGAATGCACTGGCCCATGCCCTGCAGTCAGCCCGGCATGACTGTgaccttctgagggagcagtaTGAGGAGGAGACAGAGGCCAAGGCTGAGCTCCAGCGCTCACTCTCCAAGGCCAACTCTGAGGTGGCACAGTGGAGGACCAAGTATGAGACAGATGCCATCCAGCGCACTGAGGAACTGGAGGAGGCCAA GAAGAAGCTGGCCCAGCggctgcaggaggctgaggaggcGGTGGAGGCGGTCAATGCCAAGTGTTCCTCCCTGGAGAAGACCAAACACCGGCTGCAAAATGAGATTGAAGATCTCATGGCAGACCTGGAGCGGtcaaatgcagcagcagctgcattgGACAAGAAGCAGAGAAACTTTGACAAG ATCTTGTCTGAGTGGAAGCAGAAGTTTGAAGAGTCACAGGTGGAGCTGGAGGCATCGCAGAAAGAGGCCAGGTCCCTCAGCACTGAGCTCTTCAAGCTGAAAAATGCTTATGAGGAGTCACTTGATCACTTAGAGACTTTaaagagggaaaacaagaaTCTCCAAG AGGAGATCTCAGACCTGACGGAGCAGCTGGGTGGCAGCCACAAGACCATCCACGAATTGGAGAAGGTCCGGAAGCAGCTGGATGCTGAGAAACTGGAGCTCCAAGCTGCActggaggaggctgag GCCTCTCTGGAGCATGAGGAGGGAAAGATCCTGAGGGCCCAACTGGAGTTCAACCAGGTCAAGGCAGACTATGAGCGCAAGCTGGCTGAGAAGGatgaggagatggagcaggCCAAGCGCAACCACCTGCGGGTGGTGGACTCACTGCAGACCTCTCTGGATGCTGAGACCCGGAGCCGCAACGAGGCCCTGAGGCTGAAGAAGAAGATGGAGGGTGACCTCAATGAGATGGAGATTCAGCTCAGCCATGCCAACCGTGTGGCTGCTGAAGCTCAGAAGCAAGTCaagacactgcagggctgcctcaAG GACACCCAACTGCAGCTGGATGACATGGTACGTGTCAATGAGGACCTGAAGGAGAATATTGCCATTGTGGAGAGGAGAAACAACCTTCTCCagtcagagctggaggagctgcggGCAGTGGTGGAACAGACTGAGAGGGCCCGCAAGttggctgagcaggagctgattGAGGCCAGTGAGAGGGTCCAGCTTCTCCACTCACAG AACACCAGCCTCATCAACCAGAAGAAGAAGATGGAGGCTgacatttcccagctgcagacagAGGTGGAAGAGGCCATCCAGGAGTGCAGGAATGCTGAGGAGAAGGCCAAGAAGGCCATCACTGAT GCAGCCATGATGGCAGAGGAGCTGAAGAAGGAGCAGGACACCAGCGCCCATCTGGAGCGGATGAAGAAGAACATGGAGCAGACCATCAAGGACCTGCAGATGAGGCTGGATGAGGCCGAGCAGCTGGCCCTGAAAGGGGgcaagaagcagctgcagaagcTGGAGGCTCGTGTGCGGGAGCTGGAGAATGAGCTGGAGGCTGAGCAGAAGCGCCATGCCGAGAGTGTTAAGGGTCTCCGCAAGTCCGAGCGTCGCGTCAAGGAACTCAGCTACCAG ACGGAAGAGGACCGCAAGAACCTGGTCCGGCTCCAAGACCTTGTGGACAAGCTCCAAATGAAGGTCAAGGCCTACAAGAGACAGGCAGAGGAGGCG GAGGAACAGGCCAACTCCAACCTGGCCAAGTTCCGCAAGGCGCAGCACGAGCTGGATGAGGCAGAGGAGCGTGCCGACATCGCCGAGTCCCAGGTCAACAAGCTGCGGGCCAAGAGCCGCGACATTGGAGCCAAG AAGGGACTCAATGAAGAGTGA